In one Streptomyces sp. NBC_01288 genomic region, the following are encoded:
- a CDS encoding arylamine N-acetyltransferase family protein has protein sequence MDDELIDAYLERIGAKRPERVDADALRHLHERHVLSVPFENLFFLLGEPIPYSLDAVKKIVTERRGGGCFELNSAFAMLLEALGFQVTLLAGCIYRGEVLDSPIGHLALRVETGEPDGHSWLVDVGQGSHSRWPLRLDLRTPQNDPHGVYLVAEASEGDIDVFRDGSPLYRMESRPRKIEFGLPSMWWYQTAPDSPFRNRLICVQPREDGRVTLANRVLIREQGGERTRERIVTEEALKEALGTWFGIHLDEVPKIPDRTAAPSATREGRP, from the coding sequence ATGGACGACGAACTCATCGACGCCTATCTGGAACGCATAGGCGCCAAGCGTCCGGAGCGGGTGGACGCGGACGCTCTCCGGCATCTTCACGAGCGCCATGTGCTGTCCGTTCCGTTCGAGAACCTGTTCTTCCTTCTCGGGGAGCCGATTCCGTACTCGCTGGACGCGGTCAAGAAGATCGTGACCGAACGGCGCGGCGGCGGGTGTTTCGAGCTGAATTCGGCTTTCGCGATGCTGTTGGAGGCTCTCGGATTCCAGGTCACTCTGCTGGCCGGGTGCATTTACCGCGGTGAGGTGCTGGACAGCCCTATCGGTCATCTGGCGCTTCGGGTGGAGACCGGTGAACCGGACGGACATTCCTGGCTGGTGGACGTGGGGCAGGGAAGTCACAGCCGATGGCCTTTGCGGCTGGACCTTCGGACACCGCAGAACGACCCGCACGGTGTGTACCTTGTCGCCGAGGCATCCGAAGGTGACATCGACGTGTTCCGTGACGGTTCGCCGCTGTACCGGATGGAGTCGAGGCCCCGGAAAATCGAATTCGGCCTCCCCTCCATGTGGTGGTACCAGACCGCCCCCGACTCGCCCTTCAGGAACCGGCTGATCTGTGTCCAGCCGCGGGAGGACGGAAGGGTCACTCTCGCGAACAGGGTCCTCATCAGGGAACAGGGCGGGGAGCGGACCAGGGAGCGGATCGTGACCGAGGAAGCGCTGAAGGAGGCGCTCGGGACCTGGTTCGGGATCCATCTCGACGAGGTGCCGAAGATTCCGGACAGGACGGCGGCGCCGTCCGCCACCCGAGAGGGGCGTCCGTAG
- a CDS encoding LacI family DNA-binding transcriptional regulator, translating to MVRAGSASVTAGPTLAVVAREAGVSVPTASKVVNGREDVAPETRRRVTEALERLGYVRRPRFDAGKAPGMVDLVVHSLESSWSGAVLHGVEEAAYEAGLEVVVSAGLTRTRADRPERGWLDKLVGRGSAGVLFNLAELTPSQYSWLDQHRIPFVMIDPVHEPPPGVVSVGAANWQGGVTATEHLLALGHARIAVIAGHRHKMCSSARVAGYRSALAAAGVTVRPEYIRHGGFDQAMARSRMRELLDLPEPPTAVFVCSDRMALGVYEALAERRLSVPDDISVVGFDDLPESRWVTPALTTIRQPLSEMAATALRLLVRLMDGDRPEGTRTELSTRLVERASTAAPGGRYAQRRS from the coding sequence ATGGTCCGTGCGGGGAGCGCGAGTGTGACGGCTGGGCCGACGCTGGCGGTGGTGGCCCGGGAGGCGGGGGTGTCCGTGCCGACCGCGTCCAAGGTGGTCAACGGCCGGGAGGACGTGGCGCCGGAGACGCGGCGACGGGTGACGGAGGCGCTGGAGCGGCTCGGGTATGTGCGCAGGCCCCGGTTCGACGCGGGCAAGGCGCCGGGGATGGTCGACCTGGTCGTGCACTCGCTGGAGAGTTCGTGGTCGGGGGCGGTGCTGCACGGGGTGGAGGAGGCGGCGTACGAGGCCGGGCTTGAGGTGGTGGTGTCGGCCGGGCTGACCCGGACGCGGGCCGACCGGCCCGAACGGGGCTGGCTGGACAAGCTGGTCGGCCGGGGTTCGGCCGGAGTCCTCTTCAATCTCGCGGAGTTGACGCCGTCCCAGTACTCCTGGCTCGACCAGCACCGCATCCCGTTCGTGATGATCGACCCCGTGCACGAACCGCCGCCGGGCGTGGTGTCGGTCGGCGCGGCCAACTGGCAGGGCGGGGTGACGGCGACCGAGCATCTGCTCGCCCTGGGCCACGCACGCATCGCCGTCATCGCCGGCCACCGCCACAAGATGTGCAGCAGCGCCCGTGTCGCCGGCTACCGCTCCGCGCTCGCCGCCGCCGGGGTTACCGTCCGCCCCGAGTACATCCGCCACGGCGGCTTCGACCAGGCCATGGCCCGCAGCCGTATGCGCGAACTCCTCGACCTGCCCGAGCCGCCCACGGCCGTCTTCGTCTGCTCCGACCGGATGGCACTCGGGGTCTACGAGGCCCTGGCGGAACGGCGGTTGAGCGTCCCGGACGACATCAGCGTGGTCGGTTTCGACGACCTTCCCGAGTCTCGCTGGGTGACTCCGGCGCTGACCACGATCCGGCAGCCGCTGTCGGAGATGGCGGCCACGGCGCTGCGGTTGCTGGTCCGGCTGATGGACGGGGACCGGCCGGAGGGGACGCGGACGGAGTTGTCGACGCGGCTGGTGGAGCGGGCGAGTACGGCGGCGCCTGGCGGCCGGTACGCCCAGCGTAGATCGTGA
- a CDS encoding carbohydrate ABC transporter permease has product MTLTEERRNAHQVRRLNKPDPAARSRGGQRFLLVGLVLASAYSLFPVWWLIVAATKDRTGLYQSNGLWFSGMHLWANVRQVFTYENGIFLRWTANSFLYAGVGSLGGTLIALATGYGLARFEFPGRNAVFACVVGSFLIPIALLTLPLYLMFSKIGLVDTPWAMLIPCLINPFSVYLAKVYTEATVPFELLEAARLDGAGELRIFFSIVLRMMTTGGATVFLLAFVNTWNAFFLPLTVLRGEENWTLNLGLYNWSGKRMESGVDLTSLVLTGALLSIVPMAVMMVAMRRYWRTGVTLGALK; this is encoded by the coding sequence ATGACCCTCACCGAAGAACGCCGGAACGCCCATCAGGTCCGGCGCCTCAACAAGCCCGATCCGGCGGCCCGTTCACGCGGCGGCCAGCGTTTCCTGCTCGTCGGTCTGGTGCTGGCGAGCGCCTACAGCCTGTTCCCGGTGTGGTGGCTGATCGTCGCCGCGACCAAGGACCGCACGGGCCTGTACCAGAGCAACGGCCTCTGGTTCTCCGGCATGCACCTGTGGGCGAACGTGCGTCAGGTCTTCACCTACGAGAACGGCATCTTCCTGCGCTGGACCGCGAACTCCTTCCTCTACGCAGGAGTCGGCTCCCTGGGCGGCACGCTCATCGCCCTCGCGACGGGCTACGGCCTCGCGCGCTTCGAATTCCCGGGCCGCAACGCGGTGTTCGCGTGCGTGGTGGGCTCGTTCCTGATCCCGATCGCGCTGCTCACGCTCCCGCTGTACCTGATGTTCTCGAAGATCGGCCTGGTCGACACCCCCTGGGCGATGCTGATCCCCTGCCTGATCAACCCGTTCAGCGTCTACCTCGCCAAGGTGTACACGGAGGCCACGGTCCCCTTCGAACTCCTGGAGGCCGCACGCCTCGACGGCGCGGGCGAACTCCGCATCTTCTTCAGCATCGTGCTGCGGATGATGACGACAGGCGGAGCGACGGTCTTCCTCCTGGCCTTCGTGAACACCTGGAACGCCTTCTTCCTCCCGCTGACCGTGCTGCGCGGCGAGGAGAACTGGACGCTCAACCTCGGCCTCTACAACTGGTCCGGAAAACGCATGGAGTCGGGCGTCGACCTGACGAGCCTGGTCCTCACCGGCGCACTCCTGTCGATCGTCCCGATGGCCGTGATGATGGTGGCGATGCGCCGCTACTGGCGCACCGGGGTCACCCTGGGAGCCCTCAAGTGA
- a CDS encoding hydroxyacid dehydrogenase has translation MPSAQPPRAVFAMDPVHLPLLFPSPLMDRLRRTAEIAPGLVVQDFADPQAAAALAEAEVLITGWGCPHLDADALAAAPRLRTVLHAAGSVRSLVGEALWERGVTVSSAVTGNALPVAEYTLAMILLAGKDTFAQRERFRHTHAYPTPTETAPIGNLGRRIGVIGASRVGRRLLELLRPYDFEILLHDPYVSVTEAASLGAELLPLDHLLSGSDIVSLHAPDIPETQHMLDRGRLALIRDGGVLINTSRGALIDHEALTDELLSGRLTAILDVTEPEPLPPTSPLYKLPNVFLTPHIAGSLGNELARLGSIVVDELERLAAGLPPAHEVRHADLARVA, from the coding sequence ATGCCCAGCGCCCAGCCGCCGAGGGCCGTGTTCGCCATGGATCCGGTGCACCTGCCCCTGCTCTTCCCCTCACCCCTGATGGACCGGCTCCGGCGGACCGCCGAGATCGCGCCGGGGCTCGTCGTACAGGACTTCGCCGATCCTCAGGCCGCAGCCGCCCTTGCCGAGGCCGAGGTCCTGATCACCGGCTGGGGCTGCCCGCACCTCGACGCCGACGCGCTGGCGGCGGCACCCCGGCTGCGGACCGTGCTGCACGCGGCGGGCTCGGTCCGTTCGCTGGTCGGCGAGGCCCTGTGGGAACGCGGGGTGACCGTCTCCAGCGCGGTCACCGGCAACGCGCTTCCGGTCGCCGAGTACACCCTCGCGATGATCCTGCTCGCCGGGAAGGACACCTTCGCCCAGCGGGAACGCTTCCGGCACACGCACGCGTACCCGACGCCGACCGAGACCGCGCCGATCGGCAACCTCGGCCGCCGCATCGGCGTCATCGGCGCCTCCCGCGTGGGCCGCCGCCTGCTGGAACTGCTGCGCCCGTACGACTTCGAAATCCTCCTCCACGACCCCTACGTCAGCGTCACCGAGGCAGCCTCCCTTGGCGCCGAACTCCTGCCGCTGGACCACCTGTTGAGCGGCAGCGACATCGTCAGCCTGCACGCCCCCGACATCCCCGAGACGCAGCACATGCTGGACCGCGGGCGGCTCGCCCTCATCCGGGACGGCGGGGTGCTGATCAACACCTCTCGGGGTGCATTGATCGACCACGAGGCCCTCACCGACGAGCTGTTGTCCGGCCGCCTGACCGCGATCCTCGACGTCACCGAACCCGAGCCACTGCCCCCCACGTCACCGCTGTACAAGCTGCCGAACGTCTTCCTCACCCCGCACATCGCGGGCTCCCTCGGCAACGAACTGGCGCGGCTCGGGAGCATCGTCGTGGACGAGCTGGAGCGCCTGGCCGCGGGCCTGCCACCGGCCCACGAGGTACGGCACGCGGACCTGGCCCGTGTCGCCTGA
- a CDS encoding class I adenylate-forming enzyme family protein — MPGNAAEDLGQLAYSRGWLERIAFLTDDRAWTYAEVFDGAARAARGYRSAGLRRGDRVLLALPDSVEMVWSVLGAWQAGLVAVPVNVQMSGADLTRAVETVEPALAVIDPDTAGQLELPGFAPAMKVATLVAGEPDPDFAEGGNAPALAVFTSGTTGAPKLCFFLHSNFAAPPGPPGPNGSGRTTVGLSVSRMYFLGGLHFSVLTTLATGQTAVLSRTRATPAAAIDLIDRHQVTDLFAQPSFLARMLLEPGHAEAFARLREVSSAGEVLSPRLRQRLVPILEDRLVNNYGATEIGVISMGRPAAYRAPSAVGPAVPGRPVRIVDADGHPMPAGRQGELHVYAEFASRGVERGSLGPDQVTDTWWPTGDLASIDDDGVLHVHGRLDDVEVIGGQNVVPGEVERLLESHPRVLEAAVSSVRRPAGDTSLRAYVVTVPDKEEPGNGANDPALDAELIALARSRLSWYKVPQDVVRLDTLPRNANGKILRRQLRAAGGQFVWHRDGTP, encoded by the coding sequence ATGCCCGGGAACGCAGCTGAAGATCTGGGCCAACTTGCCTACTCCAGAGGGTGGTTGGAGCGGATCGCCTTCTTGACCGACGACCGCGCCTGGACGTACGCCGAGGTGTTCGACGGCGCGGCGCGGGCCGCGCGGGGCTACCGGTCCGCGGGACTCCGCCGCGGCGACCGCGTCCTGCTGGCGCTCCCCGACAGCGTGGAGATGGTCTGGTCCGTGCTCGGCGCCTGGCAGGCCGGACTCGTCGCCGTTCCGGTCAACGTCCAGATGAGCGGGGCGGATCTGACCCGGGCCGTCGAGACGGTGGAACCCGCGCTGGCCGTCATCGACCCGGACACCGCAGGGCAGTTGGAGCTGCCGGGCTTCGCCCCCGCCATGAAGGTCGCGACCCTGGTCGCGGGCGAACCGGACCCGGATTTCGCCGAGGGCGGGAACGCCCCGGCGCTGGCGGTCTTCACGTCCGGCACGACGGGCGCCCCGAAACTCTGCTTCTTCCTGCACAGCAACTTCGCCGCACCTCCCGGACCACCTGGTCCAAACGGCAGTGGCCGTACGACAGTTGGGCTGTCGGTGTCCCGCATGTACTTCCTGGGCGGACTGCACTTCTCGGTGCTCACCACCCTCGCCACGGGCCAGACCGCCGTCCTGTCGCGCACCCGGGCGACCCCGGCCGCGGCGATCGACCTCATCGACCGCCACCAGGTCACGGACCTCTTCGCACAGCCGAGTTTCCTGGCCCGCATGCTCCTTGAGCCCGGCCACGCGGAGGCGTTCGCCCGCCTCCGCGAGGTGTCGAGCGCGGGGGAGGTCCTCTCGCCACGGCTGCGCCAACGGCTGGTGCCGATCCTGGAGGACCGGCTGGTCAACAACTACGGCGCCACCGAGATCGGCGTGATCTCCATGGGCCGGCCCGCCGCGTACCGGGCCCCTTCGGCGGTCGGCCCCGCCGTCCCCGGCCGACCGGTGCGCATCGTCGACGCGGACGGCCATCCGATGCCGGCGGGCCGACAGGGCGAACTGCACGTCTACGCCGAGTTCGCGTCCCGGGGCGTCGAGCGGGGGAGCCTGGGCCCCGATCAGGTGACGGACACCTGGTGGCCGACCGGGGACCTGGCGTCGATCGACGACGACGGCGTCCTCCACGTGCACGGCCGGCTGGACGACGTCGAAGTGATCGGCGGACAGAACGTCGTACCGGGCGAGGTCGAACGGCTTCTTGAGAGCCATCCGCGCGTGCTCGAAGCGGCGGTCAGTTCGGTCCGCCGTCCCGCCGGGGACACGAGTCTGCGCGCCTACGTGGTGACCGTCCCCGACAAGGAGGAGCCGGGCAACGGAGCCAACGACCCCGCCCTGGACGCCGAGTTGATCGCCCTGGCCCGGTCCCGGCTCTCCTGGTACAAGGTCCCGCAGGACGTCGTCCGGCTGGACACGCTGCCCCGCAACGCGAACGGCAAGATCCTGCGCAGACAACTCCGCGCGGCGGGCGGCCAGTTCGTCTGGCACCGGGACGGCACGCCATGA
- a CDS encoding family 43 glycosylhydrolase encodes MTLLHNPVVRGFAPDPSMVRVGDWYYVATSSFEWFPTVPIHRSRDLARWEYAGHVRGAVPGDSLAGVPDSGGIWAPSLSWDGERFWMTYSIVRSVGTPYFDLDTYVTTATDVAGKWTTPRRVASHGFDPALFHDEGRLWLLNLQNDCRPGGRRFAGIVATELDRDTLAPIGVTRLLLQHERLIEGPKLVRRDGWYYLLLAEGGTGFEHGVRVARGHTVTGPYELDDRPLLTSRDDPSVPLQKAGHGELVELPDGDWVLSHLAARPVQTPEGPRCTLGRETAIQAVTWDADGWPRLRQGGRHPAVEVDVPTRPAAAPAQVPYSDRPLGWPWSSPRAYPDPSWADTAARPGWIRLRGRHGPESRWAHSLLAQRITEHRAEAEVTVDARPLTFTQAAGLVLWYGAEAYLSLHLTWAEPEGEGQCGQQWQDRGGRSVLSLVERDEDGIREVAVVEVDVRAPVMLGATVEGADARFWYVREGVRTPVGPVLDFSRLSDDYGSRLRFTGAMAGIHAWDLVDAGFAADFTRFRLDCPPG; translated from the coding sequence GTGACCTTGCTGCACAACCCTGTTGTCCGCGGCTTCGCCCCCGACCCCTCGATGGTCAGGGTCGGCGACTGGTACTACGTGGCGACCAGTTCCTTCGAGTGGTTCCCTACGGTCCCGATCCACCGCTCGCGGGATCTCGCGCGCTGGGAGTACGCGGGCCATGTACGGGGCGCGGTCCCCGGTGACTCCTTGGCGGGCGTCCCGGACTCGGGCGGCATCTGGGCGCCTTCGCTGAGCTGGGACGGCGAGCGGTTCTGGATGACGTACTCGATCGTCCGCTCGGTCGGCACGCCGTACTTCGACCTGGACACATACGTCACAACGGCGACGGACGTGGCCGGGAAGTGGACGACTCCACGGCGGGTGGCGAGCCACGGCTTCGACCCGGCGCTGTTCCACGACGAGGGCCGGCTGTGGCTGCTCAACCTCCAGAACGACTGTCGCCCCGGCGGCCGCCGCTTCGCGGGCATCGTCGCGACCGAACTGGACCGCGACACGCTCGCCCCGATCGGCGTGACCCGTCTGCTGCTCCAGCACGAACGGCTCATCGAGGGGCCGAAGTTGGTGCGGCGGGACGGCTGGTACTACCTGCTGCTCGCGGAGGGCGGCACGGGGTTCGAGCACGGGGTACGGGTGGCGCGCGGCCATACGGTCACCGGTCCGTACGAGCTCGACGACCGTCCCTTGCTGACGTCCCGGGACGACCCGTCGGTGCCGCTACAGAAGGCGGGCCACGGCGAGCTGGTCGAACTGCCTGACGGGGACTGGGTGTTGAGCCACCTAGCGGCGCGGCCGGTCCAGACACCGGAGGGGCCGCGCTGCACCCTGGGCCGGGAAACGGCGATCCAGGCGGTGACTTGGGACGCGGACGGCTGGCCGAGGCTACGGCAGGGCGGTCGGCATCCGGCGGTGGAGGTGGACGTACCGACGCGTCCCGCCGCCGCACCGGCCCAAGTCCCGTATTCCGACCGGCCGTTGGGCTGGCCGTGGAGCAGTCCGCGCGCGTACCCGGACCCGTCCTGGGCGGACACCGCCGCCCGCCCCGGCTGGATCCGGCTGCGCGGGCGGCACGGGCCGGAGTCGCGGTGGGCGCACAGTCTGCTGGCCCAGCGGATCACGGAGCACCGCGCGGAGGCCGAAGTCACGGTCGACGCACGGCCGTTGACGTTCACGCAGGCGGCCGGGCTGGTGCTCTGGTACGGCGCCGAGGCGTATCTGAGCCTGCATCTGACGTGGGCGGAGCCCGAGGGTGAGGGGCAGTGCGGGCAGCAGTGGCAGGACCGCGGCGGGCGTTCGGTGCTGAGCCTCGTGGAGCGGGACGAGGACGGCATCCGTGAAGTAGCCGTCGTCGAGGTCGATGTGCGTGCTCCGGTGATGTTGGGGGCGACGGTCGAGGGTGCGGATGCCCGGTTCTGGTATGTGCGGGAGGGGGTGCGGACGCCGGTCGGGCCGGTGCTGGACTTCAGCCGGCTCTCCGACGACTACGGGTCTCGGCTGCGGTTCACCGGTGCGATGGCGGGCATCCATGCCTGGGACCTCGTCGACGCCGGGTTCGCCGCCGACTTCACTCGCTTCCGCCTCGACTGCCCGCCCGGCTGA
- a CDS encoding LacI family DNA-binding transcriptional regulator, translating to MSQRKASGDVGRATIRDVAERAGVSVASVSRVLSGNYPVSEELRRRVMKVVGDLDYVTNAHARSLAGGGTPTVAILINNITGAAFAHVAKGVEGAATLRGWLSLVGTTGDDPERELALVNLMRQQGVAAVVLLGGAYDVDEYQLRMARFARSLDAAGSHLVLVGRPPLEGDVPATTVDYDNEGGAYAMASHLLSAGHRRVLVLPGHAELTTAQGRLRGAQRAFEAYGVPFDPGMVRHGPYDYEHGYEAVEDTLKEGVDFTAVLAGTDVVAAGAMQALRAAGLRVPEDVSIVGYDDIPLASQLTPQLTTVHVPYEEMGRVALRAVADRREGGGTGRRRGGDGDHLVLGTHVVVRNSVRPPARRD from the coding sequence GTGAGTCAGCGCAAGGCGTCGGGCGACGTCGGCCGGGCGACGATCCGGGACGTGGCGGAGCGCGCCGGGGTCTCCGTGGCGAGCGTCTCGCGCGTGCTGTCCGGCAACTACCCGGTGTCGGAGGAGCTGCGCCGCCGGGTGATGAAGGTCGTCGGCGACCTGGACTACGTCACCAACGCGCACGCCCGCTCCCTGGCCGGTGGCGGTACGCCCACGGTGGCCATCCTCATCAACAACATCACCGGCGCGGCATTCGCCCACGTGGCCAAGGGAGTTGAGGGCGCGGCCACGCTGCGCGGCTGGCTCTCCCTGGTCGGCACGACGGGCGACGACCCGGAGCGCGAGCTGGCCCTGGTCAACCTCATGCGCCAACAGGGCGTCGCCGCCGTGGTGTTGCTCGGCGGCGCGTACGACGTCGACGAGTACCAACTCCGGATGGCCCGCTTCGCCCGCTCCCTCGACGCGGCGGGCTCGCACCTCGTGCTCGTCGGCCGCCCGCCGCTGGAGGGCGACGTCCCGGCGACGACGGTCGACTACGACAACGAGGGCGGCGCCTACGCCATGGCCAGCCATCTCCTCTCGGCCGGCCACCGCCGGGTCCTGGTCCTGCCCGGACACGCCGAACTCACCACCGCCCAGGGCAGGTTGAGGGGTGCGCAACGGGCCTTCGAGGCGTACGGCGTGCCGTTCGACCCGGGGATGGTGCGGCACGGCCCGTACGACTACGAGCACGGGTACGAGGCGGTGGAGGACACCCTGAAGGAGGGCGTGGACTTCACCGCCGTGCTGGCGGGGACCGATGTGGTCGCCGCGGGCGCCATGCAGGCACTGCGCGCGGCGGGCCTGCGGGTACCCGAGGACGTGTCGATCGTCGGCTACGACGACATCCCGCTGGCCTCCCAGCTCACCCCTCAGCTCACCACCGTGCACGTCCCGTACGAGGAGATGGGCCGGGTCGCGCTGCGCGCGGTGGCGGACCGGCGCGAGGGCGGCGGCACGGGCCGGCGCAGGGGCGGCGACGGCGACCATCTGGTCCTGGGCACGCATGTCGTCGTACGGAACTCGGTACGGCCGCCGGCCCGACGGGACTAG
- a CDS encoding ABC transporter substrate-binding protein — protein MNFTSPRRRFARAAVAGLALTGLLSACGGSGSGDKASSGPVTLPFWGWANGQDAVVKAFNAAHQDIKLKYTKVTDQLTMQKQLTNAVKAGNAPCLVQNTAEYVTTWVSQGALADISKYVSADKAKFNAGSWASAQVQGKSYGVPTSSAPAFTIYRTDVFTKYGLKAPTTWDEFIAAGKVLKKHGIKITNFAGEDPSTLEVLSMQAGAHWYAIDGDSWKVDFQDAGSLKAAQVIQEIIDNDLNSKLSFADYAAVQRNYDNGGTTTRQISTWQMAGMVQNFTKSDGKWALSPWPTFAGEAAKTPAGTNQSGGVTLVTKQCAHQQQAAEAALWMSTNTGAVKTMASPTTGNGVMPALADSDAYVAEAISDKLLGTNYEPAKQIVTDSLNTVTSDWVFGPDWTAMFTELQTGWAKVMNKQEKVTDLLAHMQEWTVKDLKSRGISVKG, from the coding sequence ATGAACTTCACCAGCCCCCGGAGAAGGTTCGCTCGCGCAGCCGTCGCGGGCCTCGCCCTGACAGGTCTGCTGTCCGCCTGCGGCGGATCCGGCTCGGGGGACAAAGCGTCCTCCGGTCCGGTCACCCTCCCCTTCTGGGGCTGGGCCAACGGGCAGGACGCGGTCGTGAAGGCGTTCAACGCCGCTCACCAGGACATCAAGCTCAAGTACACCAAGGTCACCGACCAGTTGACGATGCAGAAGCAGTTGACCAACGCGGTCAAGGCCGGCAACGCGCCCTGCCTGGTGCAGAACACGGCGGAGTACGTGACCACCTGGGTCTCGCAGGGCGCGCTCGCCGACATCTCGAAGTACGTCTCCGCCGACAAGGCCAAGTTCAACGCGGGCTCGTGGGCCAGTGCCCAGGTGCAGGGCAAGTCCTATGGCGTACCGACCAGTTCGGCCCCCGCGTTCACGATCTACCGCACCGACGTCTTCACGAAGTACGGCCTCAAGGCGCCCACGACCTGGGACGAGTTCATCGCCGCGGGCAAGGTCCTGAAGAAGCACGGCATCAAGATCACGAACTTCGCCGGTGAGGACCCGAGCACGCTGGAAGTCCTGTCCATGCAGGCGGGCGCCCACTGGTACGCCATCGACGGCGACTCCTGGAAGGTCGACTTCCAGGACGCGGGCAGCCTCAAGGCGGCCCAGGTGATCCAGGAGATCATCGACAACGACCTCAACTCCAAGCTCTCCTTCGCGGATTACGCGGCCGTCCAGCGCAACTACGACAACGGCGGCACCACGACCCGGCAGATCTCCACCTGGCAGATGGCGGGCATGGTGCAGAACTTCACCAAGTCCGACGGGAAATGGGCGCTGTCGCCCTGGCCGACGTTCGCGGGAGAGGCCGCCAAGACGCCCGCCGGGACCAACCAGAGCGGTGGCGTCACGCTGGTGACCAAGCAGTGCGCGCACCAACAGCAGGCCGCCGAGGCCGCGTTGTGGATGTCGACGAACACGGGCGCGGTGAAGACGATGGCGAGCCCGACCACCGGCAACGGTGTGATGCCGGCGCTGGCGGACAGCGACGCGTACGTCGCCGAGGCGATCTCCGACAAGCTGCTCGGCACGAACTACGAGCCCGCGAAGCAGATCGTCACCGACAGCCTGAACACCGTCACCTCGGACTGGGTGTTCGGCCCGGACTGGACCGCGATGTTCACCGAGTTGCAGACCGGCTGGGCGAAGGTGATGAACAAGCAGGAGAAGGTCACCGATCTGCTGGCGCACATGCAGGAGTGGACGGTCAAGGACCTGAAGTCCCGCGGTATCAGCGTCAAGGGCTGA
- a CDS encoding carbohydrate ABC transporter permease, with protein sequence MIRSQHWKGAAFTVPFQLGFVFLYLIPIGYAVYESLFVEHQSGLGLGGSTQRFSGLDNYQQGLTDSAFMNSVLRVVLFACVQIPVMLLVSLLLALFLDALSSKAAGRFRIFLLVPYMIPGVVAAIVWINLYSPDVGPLTPLGKVFGLSWNFFAPSMVWPSIGNLLTWHGIGYNMVIIYAALQGVPRDLFEAARLDGASEFRVATSIKIPYVRGALVLTGMLSIIQMLQIFNEPALFRNVTPQTVDDSFTPIMIIYNQAFNAGNYHYAAALSVLLALILGLASFLFYRLTAKEAD encoded by the coding sequence ATGATCCGCTCCCAGCACTGGAAGGGTGCCGCGTTCACGGTGCCCTTCCAACTCGGCTTCGTCTTCCTGTACTTGATACCGATCGGGTACGCCGTCTACGAGTCGCTCTTCGTGGAGCACCAGTCGGGGCTCGGCCTCGGCGGCTCCACCCAGCGGTTCTCCGGCCTGGACAACTACCAACAGGGCCTCACCGACTCGGCGTTCATGAACTCGGTACTGCGCGTGGTCCTGTTCGCGTGCGTGCAGATCCCGGTCATGCTGCTCGTCAGCCTGCTGCTGGCACTGTTCCTGGACGCGCTGTCCTCGAAGGCCGCGGGCCGCTTCCGGATCTTCCTCCTCGTGCCGTACATGATCCCCGGGGTGGTCGCGGCGATCGTGTGGATCAACCTGTACAGCCCGGACGTCGGTCCGTTGACACCGTTGGGCAAGGTGTTCGGGCTGTCCTGGAACTTCTTCGCGCCCTCGATGGTCTGGCCGTCCATCGGCAACCTGCTGACCTGGCACGGCATCGGCTACAACATGGTGATCATCTACGCCGCGCTCCAGGGCGTGCCCCGCGACCTGTTCGAGGCGGCCCGGCTGGACGGCGCCTCCGAGTTCCGGGTCGCGACGAGCATCAAAATCCCTTACGTGCGAGGGGCGTTGGTGCTGACCGGGATGCTCTCGATCATCCAGATGCTACAGATCTTCAACGAGCCGGCGCTGTTCCGGAACGTCACCCCGCAGACGGTCGACGACAGCTTCACGCCCATCATGATCATCTACAACCAGGCGTTCAATGCGGGCAACTACCACTACGCGGCGGCCCTTTCGGTCCTGCTCGCCCTCATCCTCGGCCTCGCCTCCTTCCTCTTCTACCGGCTCACCGCGAAGGAGGCCGACTGA